One window of Nostoc sp. C052 genomic DNA carries:
- a CDS encoding glycosyltransferase family 4 protein, with translation MIKSNYFADVLIKDRPIIKTVQPMCKAKSLNIILLGPSLFQQGGISNYEKLFLEYAPSEVNICHIITHEEGDIAIKIMVFLKAIWKFVWMLLREEVDIVQLEISQRGSILRQGIMIFLAWIFHKPIILHAHGSQFHIFFADLPKWIQNFLSWLFCKCQRLIVLSESWKTFYIENLGLKPEQVVVFYNPVKVPDEVPQRSVSNQVNLLFLGRIGQRKGAFDLIKAFSLLPLEEQTRSTLIMAGDGEVEQAGNLVKTLNLENYIKLPGWIGSGERDVLLTQADIFVLPSYNEGLPLSMLEAMAWELPVIVTPVGGIPEIVTQSENGLLVSPGNIEELSNAIKSLIENENLRLYLGAKARTSVFPLDIKKHWISFMGLYHSVLN, from the coding sequence ATGATCAAATCTAACTATTTTGCTGATGTCTTAATCAAGGATAGACCAATTATAAAAACAGTACAGCCGATGTGTAAAGCGAAAAGTCTGAATATTATTCTGTTGGGACCTAGCTTATTCCAGCAGGGTGGTATTTCCAATTACGAGAAGCTTTTTTTGGAATATGCCCCTTCTGAAGTTAATATATGTCATATTATTACTCACGAAGAAGGAGATATAGCAATCAAAATTATGGTATTTTTGAAAGCTATCTGGAAATTTGTTTGGATGCTGCTAAGGGAAGAAGTTGATATTGTTCAACTGGAAATTTCACAGCGCGGCAGCATTTTACGACAAGGAATTATGATATTTTTAGCTTGGATATTTCACAAGCCAATAATTCTACATGCTCATGGTAGTCAATTTCATATTTTCTTTGCTGATCTTCCAAAATGGATACAAAATTTCCTAAGTTGGCTATTTTGCAAGTGTCAAAGATTAATTGTCTTATCAGAAAGTTGGAAAACTTTTTACATTGAAAATCTTGGTCTTAAACCCGAACAAGTTGTAGTTTTTTATAACCCAGTAAAAGTTCCTGATGAAGTTCCACAGCGTTCAGTTTCTAATCAAGTAAACTTACTTTTCTTAGGGCGGATTGGTCAGCGTAAAGGAGCATTTGACTTGATTAAAGCCTTCTCTCTTTTGCCTCTTGAAGAGCAAACTAGATCAACTCTCATTATGGCAGGAGACGGAGAGGTAGAGCAAGCAGGTAATTTAGTTAAAACTCTAAATTTGGAGAATTATATAAAATTGCCTGGCTGGATAGGGTCCGGTGAACGTGACGTTCTTCTAACTCAAGCAGATATTTTTGTGTTGCCTTCTTACAATGAAGGTCTCCCATTATCAATGTTAGAAGCAATGGCTTGGGAGCTACCTGTCATCGTTACGCCAGTAGGAGGTATACCTGAGATAGTTACTCAATCTGAAAATGGATTACTTGTTAGTCCAGGAAATATTGAGGAATTATCAAATGCTATTAAGTCTTTAATTGAAAATGAGAATTTGAGGCTTTATCTAGGAGCCAAGGCAAGAACAAGTGTTTTTCCTCTAGACATAAAAAAACATTGGATTTCTTTTATGGGTCTATATCACTCAGTCTTGAATTAA
- a CDS encoding choice-of-anchor Q domain-containing protein produces the protein MMIHGLGFLSLSASLVLPWALTGLVQGQKITESLVKDIRQSSPVQHMPLPSRKLISQVSTATTYYVSATGNDRNSGLTTSSAFKTIQRAADLTRPGDTVLIMNGEYRNTPGRGSVLSISRSGTANAWIKFKAYPGHSPKIRHNTWNGIGFAKRVSYIELNGLEVIGNNPNVTLGYALSQKSNSSNVLTNGNCINVDGRGGGGIHHINILNNKVHDCGGAGISVAGADYVRVDNNTVYNNSWYSVFGTSGISFLQNWNSDGNQGYKMFITNNRAYNNRMYVPWIQRGTITDGNGIIVDISKRGTNGPYRGRTLIANNISYRNGGSGIHAHESEHVDIINNTAYLNQQSPELRRKGDIYGGYSSDIKILNNIIYPSPGKNANTNVMNSNVTYDYNLYPNGAVVVVRGTHDVVGDPQFVNPSNGDFHLRSSSPAINRGYSWRGVTTDFEGTPRPSGSGYDIGADEYR, from the coding sequence ATGATGATTCATGGTTTAGGTTTTCTCAGTTTGAGCGCATCTCTTGTACTTCCCTGGGCATTAACAGGTCTGGTTCAAGGACAGAAAATAACAGAATCTTTAGTTAAAGATATTCGTCAGTCATCCCCTGTTCAGCACATGCCATTACCTAGCCGCAAGCTGATCAGCCAGGTTTCAACTGCGACAACATACTATGTGAGTGCTACTGGAAATGACAGAAATAGTGGACTCACTACATCATCTGCTTTTAAGACAATTCAAAGGGCCGCAGACCTTACGAGACCTGGTGACACAGTACTGATTATGAACGGGGAATACAGGAACACACCCGGACGTGGGTCCGTACTAAGTATTAGTCGTTCTGGAACTGCAAATGCCTGGATTAAATTTAAAGCATATCCTGGCCATTCTCCAAAAATTCGCCACAATACATGGAATGGTATCGGATTTGCAAAGCGAGTTTCATATATTGAGCTCAACGGGTTAGAGGTCATAGGAAACAATCCCAATGTCACCCTTGGTTATGCATTAAGTCAGAAAAGTAACTCATCAAATGTGCTTACAAACGGAAACTGCATCAACGTTGATGGACGCGGTGGTGGTGGTATTCATCACATAAATATTCTGAACAACAAAGTGCATGACTGTGGAGGAGCAGGTATTTCAGTAGCCGGAGCAGATTATGTGAGAGTGGATAATAACACTGTCTATAATAACTCCTGGTATAGTGTCTTTGGTACTAGCGGCATTTCCTTCTTACAGAATTGGAATTCTGACGGCAATCAGGGATACAAGATGTTCATAACCAACAACAGGGCATACAACAATCGTATGTACGTTCCCTGGATTCAACGTGGAACTATCACAGATGGTAATGGCATTATTGTAGATATTTCAAAACGTGGTACAAATGGACCATACAGAGGACGGACTTTAATTGCAAACAATATTAGCTACAGGAATGGTGGTTCGGGTATTCATGCCCATGAAAGTGAGCATGTCGATATTATCAACAACACAGCATATTTGAATCAGCAAAGTCCAGAGCTTAGAAGGAAAGGGGATATTTATGGTGGTTATTCATCTGATATCAAGATTTTAAACAACATTATATATCCTTCTCCTGGTAAAAATGCGAACACTAACGTGATGAATAGCAATGTCACCTATGACTACAATCTTTACCCCAATGGTGCCGTGGTCGTTGTGAGAGGTACTCACGATGTTGTTGGAGATCCACAGTTTGTGAATCCCTCAAATGGTGACTTTCATCTCAGATCAAGCAGTCCAGCAATCAATAGAGGTTACTCTTGGAGAGGTGTGACAACTGATTTTGAAGGTACTCCTCGTCCTAGTGGTAGTGGATATGATATTGGGGCAGACGAATACAGGTAA
- a CDS encoding nucleotide sugar dehydrogenase, whose product MKISIFGLGYVGAVTAACLARDGHEVIGVDVNPEKVDLIAKGESPIVEPGLSQLLVDGVAAKLITATTDTEAAVLGSDVSLISVGTPPMERGEPDLTYVWNVCKQIGKAAIQKNETHVVVLRSTVPPGTLEKCQNLLDGITGDNSIHLAFNPEFLREGSAIKDYDQPPYTIIGTESPVAEAAVRQMYARVDAPFTVVQPSVAEMVKYVANCWHATKVGFANEIGRVAKAFGVDGREVMNIIVQDTKLNISPVYMRPGFAYGGSCLPKDLSSLLYHARNMDVPVPLLNALPTTNSLQVDLAAQQVLRLGVRQVAVLGLAFKPGTDDLRESPAVLLVKRLIGEGCQVKIYDPAVYEARLMGTNLAYIQSNIPHFEAFLVPNSQQALEGAELAVVTHATPEFRQVLLEAPKEMQILDLAGVFNQTSKELGYHGIAW is encoded by the coding sequence ATGAAAATTAGCATTTTTGGTTTGGGATATGTCGGTGCTGTAACAGCAGCTTGCTTGGCAAGAGACGGGCACGAAGTAATTGGGGTAGATGTCAATCCCGAAAAAGTGGATTTGATCGCCAAGGGAGAGTCGCCTATTGTGGAGCCAGGGCTAAGTCAGTTGTTAGTTGATGGAGTTGCAGCTAAGTTAATCACAGCTACTACAGATACGGAAGCGGCGGTACTAGGATCGGATGTTTCACTGATTAGCGTTGGCACACCTCCAATGGAAAGAGGAGAACCCGATCTTACTTATGTTTGGAATGTGTGCAAGCAGATTGGGAAAGCCGCCATCCAAAAAAATGAAACCCATGTGGTTGTGTTGCGTAGTACTGTCCCCCCAGGAACATTGGAAAAGTGTCAAAATCTGTTAGATGGTATCACAGGTGATAATTCTATTCATCTAGCATTTAACCCAGAGTTTTTACGCGAAGGTTCGGCTATCAAAGATTACGATCAACCACCGTACACGATTATCGGTACTGAATCTCCTGTGGCAGAAGCAGCAGTACGACAGATGTATGCCAGAGTAGATGCACCATTCACCGTAGTTCAGCCATCTGTGGCGGAAATGGTTAAATATGTAGCCAATTGCTGGCACGCTACCAAGGTGGGATTTGCTAATGAAATCGGACGAGTTGCTAAAGCTTTTGGTGTAGATGGACGGGAAGTAATGAACATCATCGTGCAGGACACGAAGTTAAATATTTCCCCTGTTTATATGCGTCCTGGATTTGCCTACGGTGGTTCCTGTCTGCCCAAAGATCTGAGTTCTTTGCTTTACCACGCAAGGAATATGGATGTACCAGTCCCGTTACTGAATGCCCTCCCAACTACTAACAGCCTTCAAGTGGATTTGGCTGCCCAGCAGGTGTTACGTCTTGGTGTTAGACAGGTTGCTGTTTTGGGATTGGCATTCAAACCAGGTACAGATGATTTAAGAGAAAGTCCGGCGGTACTGTTAGTCAAGCGGTTGATTGGGGAAGGCTGCCAGGTGAAAATATACGACCCTGCTGTATATGAAGCTCGATTGATGGGAACCAACCTTGCCTATATCCAGAGTAACATCCCCCATTTTGAGGCTTTCCTAGTACCAAATTCCCAACAAGCTTTAGAGGGAGCAGAACTGGCAGTAGTTACACATGCTACACCAGAATTTCGCCAAGTACTACTTGAGGCTCCCAAAGAAATGCAAATTTTGGATCTAGCGGGAGTCTTTAATCAAACAAGTAAGGAGTTAGGTTATCATGGCATCGCTTGGTAG
- a CDS encoding glycosyltransferase family 4 protein codes for MASLGRVLIIVENLPLPFDRRVWMEASTLIKAGYEVSVICPKGKGFEQEYEVIDQVHIYRHEMPPDISSVSGYLKEYGTALFWEFRLAHRVWQERGFDIVHICNPPDLLFLVAGWFKLFKGVKVIFDHHDINLEMYEAKYGRRDIFYYGLSLVERLTFATADVVISTNESYLSVALTRGRKSPEDVFVVRSGPDLSRFQPVPPNPVYRKGRKYLVGYVGVMGEPEGIDYLLQSVRYIVYEKKRQDIHFMLIGSGPMFEKLQALSEELEVNEFVEFTGRIPDNELLARLSSCDICANPDKKMPYNDRSTMNKIMEYMAMGKPIVQFDLLEGRRSAEGASVYAKGNDVVDFAENILELLEDTERRQKMGELGRQRMEEKLEWRHQIPKLLEAYDKAWQPK; via the coding sequence ATGGCATCGCTTGGTAGGGTACTGATTATTGTCGAGAACCTCCCCCTTCCCTTTGATCGGCGAGTATGGATGGAAGCCTCTACCCTGATAAAAGCTGGGTATGAAGTTTCGGTGATTTGTCCCAAAGGTAAAGGATTTGAACAAGAATATGAGGTAATCGATCAGGTTCACATTTATCGTCACGAAATGCCTCCTGATATCAGTTCGGTATCAGGTTATCTAAAGGAGTATGGTACAGCGCTTTTTTGGGAGTTTCGCCTTGCCCATCGGGTGTGGCAAGAACGAGGTTTTGATATTGTCCACATTTGCAATCCTCCAGATTTACTATTTTTGGTGGCGGGATGGTTTAAGTTGTTTAAAGGTGTAAAAGTAATATTTGACCACCATGATATCAATCTGGAGATGTACGAAGCCAAGTATGGACGAAGAGATATTTTCTACTATGGACTTTCTCTGGTTGAACGATTGACCTTTGCAACAGCAGATGTAGTTATCTCAACTAATGAGTCTTATCTTTCAGTAGCACTTACCCGTGGGCGCAAAAGTCCAGAGGATGTCTTTGTTGTTCGCAGTGGCCCCGATCTTTCTCGTTTTCAACCCGTACCACCCAACCCAGTCTACCGTAAAGGTCGAAAGTATTTGGTGGGATATGTTGGCGTCATGGGAGAACCTGAGGGAATCGATTATCTGCTGCAATCAGTGCGCTACATTGTCTATGAAAAAAAACGCCAGGATATTCACTTCATGCTCATTGGTAGTGGGCCGATGTTTGAGAAGCTTCAGGCACTCTCTGAAGAGTTAGAAGTTAATGAGTTTGTAGAATTTACGGGGCGTATTCCTGATAATGAGCTTCTGGCAAGACTTTCTAGCTGTGATATATGTGCCAATCCCGATAAAAAAATGCCCTACAACGACCGTTCGACAATGAACAAGATCATGGAGTATATGGCAATGGGAAAACCCATTGTTCAGTTTGATCTTTTGGAAGGAAGGCGATCGGCAGAGGGAGCATCTGTTTATGCCAAAGGCAACGATGTGGTAGATTTTGCCGAAAACATTCTTGAACTTCTAGAAGACACTGAGCGGCGACAGAAGATGGGAGAGTTAGGTAGACAAAGAATGGAGGAAAAACTAGAGTGGCGACATCAAATACCTAAGCTCTTAGAGGCTTATGATAAAGCTTGGCAACCTAAGTAG
- a CDS encoding glycosyltransferase family 2 protein, which produces MVNESNQTIVSVVIPTRNRPQIVARGVASALAQTLQSIEVIVIVDGPDRETVNVLSQITDPRLRVIELSKNVGPSGARNTGVREAKGTWIAFLDDDDEWLPQKLERQLEVANSSHYDFPVVASRFISHTSTGDLICPRRLPNLSEPLSEYLFARNSFFKGEGCIQTSTIFVKKELVQKIPLEEKFYRHEDWEWLLRVTAIEGVGVEFVPEPMAIWHSDMGIKRLSNINEWQYSLDWIRSTRNLVTPKAYSGFITTIITPSASLVGDWKAFFPLLGESIRWGNPRPIDIFLYLTMWLFPQQLRQKIRSVFLKKPKT; this is translated from the coding sequence ATGGTAAATGAAAGTAACCAAACAATCGTAAGCGTAGTAATTCCTACACGCAACAGACCACAAATCGTTGCTAGGGGTGTCGCAAGTGCATTAGCTCAAACGCTACAATCAATTGAAGTGATTGTGATCGTAGACGGTCCCGATCGGGAAACAGTTAATGTACTATCTCAGATAACTGATCCAAGATTGAGAGTGATAGAACTATCAAAAAATGTTGGACCATCAGGGGCTAGAAATACTGGGGTGAGAGAAGCTAAAGGCACTTGGATAGCCTTTTTAGATGATGATGATGAATGGCTTCCACAAAAATTAGAGCGTCAACTTGAAGTAGCAAATAGTTCCCATTATGATTTTCCAGTTGTCGCTAGTCGTTTCATTTCCCATACTTCAACAGGTGACTTGATTTGTCCTAGAAGGTTACCTAACCTCTCTGAACCTTTAAGTGAATATCTTTTTGCGCGTAACTCCTTTTTTAAAGGAGAGGGCTGCATACAAACATCAACTATTTTTGTGAAGAAAGAGTTAGTGCAAAAAATTCCTCTAGAAGAAAAGTTTTACAGACATGAGGATTGGGAGTGGTTGCTTAGGGTTACTGCTATTGAGGGTGTAGGAGTAGAGTTTGTGCCTGAGCCTATGGCAATCTGGCATTCAGATATGGGAATCAAGCGTTTAAGCAACATCAACGAATGGCAATATTCCTTGGATTGGATTCGTTCTACCCGCAATTTAGTAACACCAAAAGCTTATTCAGGCTTTATTACAACAATTATTACTCCTTCTGCCTCCTTAGTCGGTGACTGGAAAGCCTTCTTTCCTTTGTTGGGGGAATCTATACGCTGGGGCAATCCCCGACCCATTGATATATTCTTGTACTTAACTATGTGGCTGTTCCCTCAGCAACTCAGGCAGAAAATTCGCTCTGTTTTCCTCAAGAAGCCCAAAACATAG
- a CDS encoding polysaccharide biosynthesis tyrosine autokinase, whose product MSEKSMESRESIDLDLNHYLLILKRWWLPATAIFVATVMLSAVATQFMKPSYEAEGKLLFKLPSFKVAGTSLSPGTSEGGDSGDLKPLVATQNPISSQIEVISSPTLLQRTIDKLKLKDNKGEPLDIKALQKSLTLKIVGGTDVLRISYSSRDPEEAAAVVNTIMNLYLENDILTNRSEAGATRQFMAKQLPKTQAAVNNAEVALRIFKQKHQIADLSEETKSAVATIGNLDNEMNTVKAQLDEVNAQTNELRQKVELNSREAIAVSALSQSPAVQGVLTQLQETERQLAIERSRFLDDNPVVVNLEAKKASLKSLLQQQIGQTVGNQTQVPQGQLQIGELRQSLIQNFLQSEIQRLGLTQRLSSLYNSRASYEQRMKLIPQLAQNQRELERKVEVAESTYQTLLKKVQELQLVENTNTATSRIIAQALVPKDPVLTKKIIVLVLGVMFGLFFATTTVLFLAMRDKSLKTLKEVRDVFRYTLLGIIPLSVKKVRFGYSNAELTSQKIAVRDTPYSLTSEMYRMIQANLKFLSSDKVLKTIVVTSAVPKEGKSTVSANLAAAIAQLGRQVLLIDADMRIPSQHHLWQQTNAVGLSEVLVGQAEFDIAVSKVMDNLDVLTAGVRPPNPLALLDSKRMASLIENVSSQYNYDFVIIDAPPLLLAADALTLSQMTDGILLVARPGVIDSNSAAAAQEMLERSSHNVLGLVVNGIIDKNESSSYFNHAKEYFTDQDLRREVKKQKRIPNKSSV is encoded by the coding sequence ATGTCAGAAAAATCTATGGAATCTAGAGAATCTATTGATTTAGACCTTAATCATTACTTATTGATATTGAAACGATGGTGGTTACCTGCCACTGCGATATTTGTAGCTACAGTTATGCTGAGTGCTGTAGCTACACAATTTATGAAGCCATCCTATGAAGCAGAAGGAAAACTGTTATTCAAACTTCCTTCTTTTAAAGTAGCAGGAACTAGTCTTTCGCCTGGCACCTCTGAAGGGGGAGACTCAGGAGATTTGAAACCCCTGGTAGCAACTCAAAATCCTATAAGCAGTCAGATAGAAGTTATTTCTTCCCCTACTTTATTGCAGCGAACAATAGACAAACTAAAACTCAAAGATAATAAAGGTGAACCTCTGGACATAAAAGCGCTACAAAAATCTCTGACCCTCAAAATTGTGGGTGGGACAGATGTATTGCGAATTAGCTATAGCAGCCGTGACCCTGAAGAAGCAGCGGCAGTGGTCAATACAATTATGAATTTATATTTAGAAAATGATATTTTGACAAATCGCTCTGAGGCAGGAGCAACTCGTCAATTTATGGCCAAACAACTTCCAAAAACTCAAGCCGCTGTTAATAATGCTGAAGTAGCGCTACGTATATTTAAACAAAAACATCAGATTGCAGATTTATCAGAGGAGACAAAGTCAGCCGTTGCGACTATTGGAAATTTAGACAATGAGATGAATACTGTTAAGGCTCAATTGGATGAGGTAAACGCCCAAACCAATGAACTGCGACAGAAAGTAGAGCTAAATTCTCGGGAAGCGATCGCAGTGAGTGCCCTCAGCCAGTCACCCGCAGTACAGGGAGTCCTTACACAACTTCAAGAGACCGAGCGGCAGTTAGCAATTGAACGCAGCCGTTTCCTAGATGACAACCCCGTAGTTGTTAACCTAGAAGCAAAAAAAGCTAGTTTAAAATCTCTCCTGCAACAGCAAATTGGTCAGACTGTTGGCAATCAAACACAAGTTCCTCAGGGTCAATTGCAGATTGGAGAACTTAGACAAAGTCTGATACAAAATTTTCTCCAGTCAGAAATACAGCGCTTGGGTTTAACTCAAAGACTCTCCTCTCTATATAATTCCCGTGCTAGCTACGAACAGCGGATGAAACTCATACCCCAGTTGGCACAAAATCAGCGGGAGTTAGAACGAAAAGTTGAAGTCGCAGAATCTACCTATCAAACTCTATTGAAAAAGGTTCAAGAATTACAGTTAGTTGAGAATACAAATACAGCCACTTCCCGAATTATTGCTCAGGCTTTAGTTCCCAAAGACCCAGTATTAACTAAAAAAATAATTGTTTTGGTGCTAGGAGTGATGTTCGGTTTATTTTTTGCCACTACAACCGTACTCTTCCTCGCGATGAGAGATAAATCTCTAAAAACACTTAAAGAAGTTAGAGATGTATTTCGATATACCTTACTGGGAATTATTCCTTTATCTGTTAAAAAGGTTCGTTTTGGTTATTCAAATGCAGAATTAACATCTCAAAAAATTGCCGTCAGAGATACTCCCTACTCTTTAACGAGCGAAATGTACCGGATGATTCAAGCAAATCTGAAATTCCTGAGTTCAGATAAGGTACTCAAAACTATCGTTGTAACTAGCGCAGTTCCTAAAGAAGGCAAGTCTACGGTTTCTGCTAATTTGGCAGCGGCGATCGCTCAACTAGGACGTCAAGTTTTACTAATTGATGCAGATATGCGAATTCCTTCTCAGCATCATCTCTGGCAACAAACGAATGCAGTTGGTTTGAGTGAGGTTCTTGTAGGTCAGGCTGAATTTGACATCGCTGTATCTAAGGTAATGGATAATCTTGATGTTTTAACTGCTGGAGTTAGACCTCCCAACCCACTTGCTTTGCTTGACTCGAAACGCATGGCATCACTAATTGAAAATGTCTCATCTCAATACAACTATGATTTTGTCATCATTGATGCTCCTCCCCTACTTTTAGCAGCCGATGCTTTGACTTTAAGCCAAATGACTGATGGGATTTTGTTAGTAGCCCGACCGGGAGTAATTGATTCTAACAGTGCAGCTGCTGCTCAAGAAATGCTAGAGAGATCCAGTCACAACGTCTTAGGTTTAGTTGTGAATGGTATCATTGATAAAAATGAATCTAGTAGTTATTTCAACCATGCTAAAGAATACTTTACCGATCAAGATTTGAGAAGAGAGGTTAAGAAACAAAAACGTATTCCGAACAAAAGCTCTGTTTGA
- a CDS encoding O-antigen ligase, whose amino-acid sequence MKKLLIFAEYGFTVVALLIYSGAIFTLILSGGALQQEQVQYDSSSIRIIFFLIYIVTFLLLLLRWKKTLYILSKGLWFYPIFILAAVSIIWSAEPSTTLKNSFTLINSSLFGVYFASRYSLKQQFHLLAWVFGIIIILSVFFAIALPQYGIQSDAGKWRGVFTHKNGLGARMVTSSIVFLILGYQSRRYGWLFWGGFSLSILLLILAGSTSSLVNLVILIFAFFAFQVWRLSYSIMIPTLIIMAIISQILYLWLSNGADIVFASLGKDSTLTGRTDLWPLVMDMIWKRPWLGYGYGGFWQGWNGESAYIWLNAGWLAPNSHNGYLAICLDLGFLGLGVFLLGFWRTYLQGLTWVRGSKTALDIWPVIHMTYIALASLTESALLESNSLNWILYVGVSFSVRMTHKTRIINAKKQAAEYNL is encoded by the coding sequence ATGAAAAAACTGCTAATTTTTGCTGAATATGGATTCACTGTTGTAGCGTTGCTGATTTATTCGGGTGCTATCTTCACTCTTATCCTTTCAGGAGGAGCATTACAGCAGGAACAGGTACAATATGATAGCTCCTCGATTCGGATTATTTTTTTCTTAATCTATATAGTTACATTCTTACTACTGCTTTTGCGTTGGAAGAAAACGCTATATATATTGAGTAAAGGACTCTGGTTTTATCCAATATTCATATTGGCAGCTGTTTCTATTATTTGGTCTGCTGAACCCTCAACAACACTAAAAAATAGTTTTACTCTCATTAATTCCAGCTTGTTTGGTGTTTATTTTGCCTCGCGATACAGCTTAAAACAGCAATTCCATCTATTGGCTTGGGTTTTTGGAATTATTATAATCCTAAGTGTCTTTTTTGCTATAGCTTTGCCTCAATACGGGATACAGTCTGACGCAGGAAAGTGGCGTGGAGTCTTCACTCACAAAAACGGTCTAGGGGCAAGGATGGTTACTAGTAGTATTGTTTTTTTAATCCTTGGTTATCAAAGTAGAAGATATGGTTGGCTTTTCTGGGGTGGGTTTAGCTTGTCAATACTGCTATTAATACTTGCTGGTTCAACTTCATCACTAGTAAATCTAGTAATTTTAATATTTGCATTTTTCGCTTTTCAAGTTTGGCGATTGTCTTACTCTATCATGATACCAACCTTAATAATAATGGCAATCATAAGTCAAATTTTATATCTTTGGTTGTCTAATGGTGCTGATATCGTGTTTGCTTCACTTGGTAAAGATTCAACACTAACAGGTCGAACAGACCTGTGGCCACTAGTGATGGATATGATTTGGAAACGTCCTTGGCTTGGTTATGGTTATGGTGGATTCTGGCAAGGATGGAATGGTGAGTCTGCCTATATCTGGCTTAATGCAGGATGGCTGGCACCTAATTCCCACAATGGTTATCTTGCTATTTGCCTTGATTTGGGTTTTTTAGGATTGGGAGTATTCTTATTAGGATTTTGGCGTACTTATCTGCAAGGATTGACTTGGGTGCGTGGTAGTAAAACAGCATTAGATATATGGCCAGTTATACATATGACATATATCGCCTTAGCTAGCCTTACTGAATCTGCTTTGCTGGAATCTAATAGCTTGAATTGGATTCTCTATGTAGGCGTATCTTTCTCAGTGAGAATGACACATAAAACAAGAATAATAAATGCAAAAAAACAAGCTGCAGAATACAATTTATAA